A stretch of Arthrobacter sunyaminii DNA encodes these proteins:
- a CDS encoding type II toxin-antitoxin system VapB family antitoxin has translation MIFKAVGDGRPYPDHGYVTPKDWAAVPPRQVRLDELVTTKSTLDLGALLAEDSTFFGDLFPHVVQWRDTMYLEDGLHRAVRTALHQRTILHARVLVIDD, from the coding sequence GTGATCTTCAAAGCTGTTGGCGACGGACGCCCTTACCCCGACCATGGATATGTAACACCCAAGGACTGGGCAGCGGTGCCTCCCCGGCAGGTCCGGCTCGATGAGCTGGTCACCACCAAGAGCACTCTTGACCTTGGTGCCCTGCTGGCAGAGGATTCCACCTTCTTCGGAGATTTATTTCCGCACGTTGTGCAATGGAGGGACACCATGTATTTGGAAGACGGACTTCACCGGGCGGTGCGAACCGCCCTGCACCAGCGGACCATCCTGCATGCACGCGTCCTGGTAATCGATGACTGA
- a CDS encoding LytR C-terminal domain-containing protein — protein MTDKPSGVQHRNRAAKSDPTEWHGHRIVTEDDLGAVFDAEANEAARVRLARRRQQRHRIVIGLLLAVLLAAALFALAVLRGWIVLSEPETKPVASTECPAGPFTYQDPDTITVNVYNTTATAGLASQVSEALAQRGFQKGIVGNGSVNREGMTAIIISGPDGEEAAFTLQQQIPATQYVQDDRADTTVDVVLGSGYAALVPADKISASAAGPMSCPWMSETPAPPAG, from the coding sequence ATGACTGACAAGCCCTCCGGTGTGCAGCATCGGAACAGGGCAGCCAAGAGCGATCCCACCGAATGGCACGGTCACCGGATTGTCACGGAGGATGATCTCGGGGCCGTGTTTGACGCGGAGGCGAATGAAGCGGCAAGGGTGCGGCTGGCGCGCCGCCGGCAGCAGCGGCACCGGATTGTCATAGGCCTGCTTCTGGCGGTGCTGCTGGCCGCAGCACTTTTCGCCCTAGCTGTCCTGCGGGGCTGGATTGTCCTCTCGGAACCCGAAACAAAACCGGTTGCCTCCACGGAATGTCCCGCGGGACCGTTTACCTATCAGGATCCGGACACCATCACGGTGAATGTCTACAACACGACGGCGACCGCCGGGCTGGCCTCCCAGGTCTCCGAAGCGCTCGCCCAGCGGGGCTTTCAAAAGGGAATCGTGGGCAACGGCTCGGTCAACCGCGAGGGCATGACCGCTATCATCATCTCCGGTCCGGACGGTGAAGAGGCTGCGTTTACGCTGCAGCAGCAGATCCCCGCAACACAATATGTCCAGGATGACCGGGCCGACACCACGGTGGACGTGGTTCTGGGGTCAGGGTATGCGGCACTGGTGCCCGCGGATAAAATTTCGGCCTCAGCCGCCGGACCGATGAGCTGCCCGTGGATGTCCGAGACGCCGGCACCGCCGGCAGGCTAG
- a CDS encoding amino acid permease, translating to MALGSAIGTGLFYGSASAIQSAGPAVLLAYMIGGAAVFLVMRALGEMAVRHPVSGSFGDYASRYLGPFAGFITGWTFAFEMAVVAIADVTAFGIYMGFWFPDVPRWIWILAVVLLIAALNLMRVKVFGETEFWLSILKVSAIIAMIVGGIAIIVFGFGLDDGANPGMGTLLGSGGFFANGFWGLLASFSIVMFAFGGIETIGITAGEAEDPKKAIPAAVNTVPFRILLFYVCTLAVLMMIFPWQDIDGSTSPFVQIFDSLGITAAAHILNAVVITAALSAINADIFGAGRMMYGLARQGQAPASFARVSKNGVPWMTVATMAGVLLAGVVLNALLPESLFTIIASIATFATVWVWLMILLSHISMKRDIARRNLPASEFGVPFWPVASYAALAFMVFIVVLLGVMPGTRVALIVGAAWIALLFVAYRLWVRGDGRVRADLADETVDSRADSSA from the coding sequence ATGGCGCTGGGTTCGGCCATCGGCACCGGACTGTTCTACGGTTCGGCGTCGGCCATCCAGTCCGCGGGGCCGGCAGTCCTGCTGGCCTACATGATCGGCGGCGCGGCTGTGTTCCTGGTCATGCGGGCGCTCGGCGAGATGGCGGTGCGGCATCCGGTCTCCGGCTCGTTCGGCGACTATGCCAGCCGCTACCTGGGCCCGTTTGCCGGCTTCATCACGGGCTGGACCTTCGCCTTCGAAATGGCGGTGGTGGCCATTGCCGACGTCACCGCCTTCGGCATCTACATGGGCTTCTGGTTCCCGGACGTGCCGCGCTGGATCTGGATTTTGGCGGTGGTGCTGCTCATCGCGGCGCTGAACCTGATGCGGGTCAAGGTCTTTGGCGAAACCGAGTTCTGGCTCTCCATCCTGAAGGTCAGTGCCATCATCGCCATGATTGTGGGCGGTATTGCGATCATCGTGTTCGGTTTCGGACTCGACGACGGCGCCAACCCGGGCATGGGCACTCTCCTGGGTTCCGGCGGTTTCTTCGCGAACGGCTTCTGGGGCCTGCTGGCGTCCTTCTCCATCGTGATGTTTGCCTTCGGCGGCATTGAGACCATCGGCATCACCGCCGGCGAGGCGGAGGATCCGAAGAAGGCCATCCCCGCTGCGGTGAACACCGTGCCGTTCCGGATCCTGCTGTTCTACGTCTGCACCCTGGCCGTGCTGATGATGATTTTCCCGTGGCAGGATATTGACGGCTCCACCAGTCCCTTTGTGCAGATCTTTGATTCGCTCGGCATTACCGCCGCGGCGCACATCCTCAACGCAGTGGTCATCACCGCCGCACTGTCCGCCATCAACGCCGATATTTTCGGTGCCGGCCGCATGATGTACGGGCTTGCGAGGCAGGGCCAGGCACCGGCGTCGTTCGCCAGAGTCTCGAAAAACGGTGTGCCCTGGATGACCGTGGCCACTATGGCGGGAGTGCTGCTGGCCGGCGTCGTGCTTAACGCCCTGCTGCCCGAATCGCTGTTCACGATCATCGCCTCGATTGCCACCTTCGCCACTGTGTGGGTCTGGCTGATGATCCTGCTGTCGCACATTTCGATGAAGCGCGACATCGCCCGCCGCAACCTGCCCGCCTCGGAGTTCGGTGTACCGTTCTGGCCCGTTGCTTCCTATGCTGCGCTGGCCTTCATGGTGTTCATTGTGGTGCTGCTCGGTGTCATGCCGGGCACCCGGGTGGCCCTTATCGTGGGCGCCGCCTGGATAGCGCTGCTCTTCGTGGCCTACCGTCTGTGGGTCCGAGGCGACGGACGGGTGCGGGCCGATCTGGCGGATGAAACGGTCGACTCCCGGGCGGATTCCTCGGCCTAA
- a CDS encoding DsbA family oxidoreductase codes for MKIDIWSDIACPWCYIGKRRFEAALAAFPHRNEVEVTWRSYQLDPSLPAHYDGTEVQYLSERKGIDPQQLAGMLEQVTAQAAGEGLSYDFDSLVVANSFPAHRLIHLARAEGGSEAADAVKEALLSAHFEKGQDIGSTEVLSGIGAAAGVDPDRVRSMLATDEYTDAVNADIAQARSLGVSGVPFFVLDEKYGISGAQPVELFTSALEQAWQESHPLVNLTPASASADGPACGPDGC; via the coding sequence ATGAAGATTGATATTTGGTCCGACATTGCCTGCCCGTGGTGCTACATCGGCAAGCGCCGCTTCGAGGCTGCCCTGGCAGCTTTCCCGCACCGGAATGAGGTGGAGGTGACCTGGCGCAGCTACCAGCTCGATCCCTCCCTGCCGGCTCACTATGACGGCACCGAGGTCCAGTACCTCAGCGAACGCAAGGGCATCGATCCGCAGCAGCTGGCCGGCATGCTGGAGCAGGTGACCGCCCAGGCCGCCGGTGAGGGCTTGTCCTACGATTTCGATTCCCTGGTGGTGGCCAACAGTTTTCCGGCCCACCGTCTGATCCATCTGGCCCGTGCAGAGGGCGGCTCCGAAGCGGCCGACGCCGTCAAGGAGGCGCTGCTTTCGGCCCACTTCGAGAAGGGGCAGGACATCGGGTCAACGGAGGTGCTGAGCGGGATCGGTGCCGCAGCGGGCGTTGACCCGGACCGGGTACGCTCCATGCTGGCCACCGACGAATACACCGACGCCGTAAACGCCGACATTGCGCAGGCCCGGTCCCTCGGAGTCAGCGGCGTGCCGTTCTTCGTCCTCGATGAAAAGTATGGGATTTCCGGCGCCCAACCCGTCGAACTCTTCACCTCCGCCCTGGAACAGGCCTGGCAGGAATCCCACCCTCTGGTGAACCTCACGCCGGCCTCGGCCTCCGCCGACGGCCCAGCCTGCGGCCCGGACGGCTGCTAG